The nucleotide sequence GTCCCGACGCTCCCCTATGTATCGCCCGGCTTGTTCGGTCCTCACGGAGGGGTCATGGAAAACACCATCAAATATGTGAAGTTGACGCTGGGCAACGAGGAGCTGGGGGTCGAGTACGACTACAGGCATTTCTTTACTTCCGAGTGCGTCACCACCTACAGCAAGTATCTCTGTCTGTCGAACGCGGGGGCCCTGCCGGCGTACTTCAAGATGGAGATCTTCGACAACAACCGGTGTTCCTTCCAGTTCCATGACGGCCCCTACAAGGGCCAGTGGATCCACTACGACGGTGGATACCTCTACGTCACCTCGAAGTATGACTATCTGGCGGGCGACTTCAGCGCCAATGGCTCCTCCGTGAAGCCGTGGACGAACCAGAATGGGAGCAAGCACTGGTTCAAGAAGGGCTCCAAATACAAGAACGACTACTTCGGTGATTTCTTCTACGTCGTGACGACGAAGAACGAGAGCGAGGGGATCACCTTCGGCATCGAGGACATCTCGGATCGCATCGGGGTGCGCCCGCCCAAGGTCCAGCCGAAAAAGAAGGCCTACTTCTTCAAGGGCGATCAGTTCATCGCGTTCGACATCGAAGCGGACAGGGCCGACCCGGGCTACCCGCGGTCCATCCGGGAGAGCTGGCCGGGGTTGAAGGACTTCTCCGGCGCGATCGATGCCATCATCGATGTCAACCGGGAGAAGCTCTACTTCTTCAGTGGCTCGAAGTACCTCCGCTACGATGCCGCCACCGCTCAGTTCGACGCGGAGC is from Cystobacter fuscus DSM 2262 and encodes:
- a CDS encoding hemopexin repeat-containing protein; translation: MENTIKYVKLTLGNEELGVEYDYRHFFTSECVTTYSKYLCLSNAGALPAYFKMEIFDNNRCSFQFHDGPYKGQWIHYDGGYLYVTSKYDYLAGDFSANGSSVKPWTNQNGSKHWFKKGSKYKNDYFGDFFYVVTTKNESEGITFGIEDISDRIGVRPPKVQPKKKAYFFKGDQFIAFDIEADRADPGYPRSIRESWPGLKDFSGAIDAIIDVNREKLYFFSGSKYLRYDAATAQFDAEPKPTDGGEWPGLESFASGFDAAVDFDDRKAYFFKGSRYIAYDKRTGRAFEGYPTEISDNWHGVGSFATGIDAAVNLGKGTVYLFKGSQYIRYDVASDRAATGPLPIKGNWAGLEAFADGIDGAIVF